In Euzebyales bacterium, one DNA window encodes the following:
- a CDS encoding thioesterase family protein — protein MSATPALPHAFFVPDGDAFVGTEATAGPWDPQRSMHFGPPAALLGRAAAALPADTPRRVVRTTFEILRPVPIGRVRVRAAVDRPGRRIDLVSAVLTDDAGVELALCRAWRIREADVDVPRTISAPPPGPEVGQVRPFFAVEADVHYGAAMEVRFLTGAFLDPGPADVWMRARVPLIAGEETSPLSRVLVAADSGNGVSAVADPRDLLFVNTDLTVHLHRHPVGEWILLRAATTLDGGGSGLATTRVSDERGDIGTALQSLFVAPAR, from the coding sequence GGCACGGAAGCCACGGCGGGTCCCTGGGACCCACAGCGCAGCATGCACTTCGGCCCTCCGGCCGCACTGCTGGGGCGTGCCGCGGCGGCGCTGCCCGCCGACACACCACGGCGAGTCGTGCGCACGACCTTCGAGATCCTGCGTCCGGTGCCGATCGGGCGCGTCCGCGTGCGTGCCGCCGTCGATCGCCCGGGTCGACGCATCGATCTCGTGAGCGCCGTGCTGACCGATGACGCCGGCGTGGAGTTGGCGCTGTGTCGCGCCTGGCGCATCCGTGAGGCCGACGTCGACGTGCCACGGACGATCTCCGCGCCACCACCCGGCCCCGAGGTCGGGCAGGTCCGCCCGTTCTTCGCGGTCGAGGCCGACGTGCACTACGGCGCCGCGATGGAGGTCCGGTTCCTGACCGGCGCCTTCCTCGACCCCGGTCCCGCCGATGTGTGGATGCGCGCTCGCGTCCCGTTGATCGCCGGCGAGGAGACATCGCCGCTGAGCCGGGTGCTGGTCGCCGCCGACTCGGGCAACGGCGTGTCGGCCGTCGCCGATCCGCGCGACCTGCTGTTCGTCAACACCGACCTGACCGTCCACCTGCACCGTCATCCCGTCGGCGAGTGGATCCTGCTGCGGGCCGCCACGACGCTCGACGGCGGCGGATCCGGTCTCGCGACCACTCGCGTGTCCGACGAACGGGGTGACATCGGGACGGCACTGCAGTCGCTGTTCGTTGCGCCTGCACGCTGA
- a CDS encoding acyl-ACP desaturase — MSSTSTPRYDQTQMLAELEPEAERLLNRHLTMAQEWFPHDYVPYSEGRDFDKDPWTPDQPRLDGVARTAFFVNLLTEDNLPSYHREIYRMFGATDSAWRNWVHRWTAEEGRHSIVLRDYLVVTRNVDPVALERGRMQVMEDGYETDGKDALRGMAYVAFQELATRISHRNTGRYSGDPVADRIMARISADENLHMVFYRDVLTAAMQVNPSAVVEAVTAEVVHFEMPGAVMDDFRRMSVQIAEAGIYDLRVHHDDIVWPLLRHLKLFDATGLDAEAEQKRDELATFLAGLDRMASRFEDKRAARRARRGGADRASVTSS, encoded by the coding sequence GTGAGCAGCACCTCCACCCCCCGCTACGACCAGACGCAGATGCTCGCCGAACTCGAGCCAGAGGCCGAGCGGCTGCTCAACCGCCACCTGACGATGGCGCAGGAGTGGTTCCCGCACGACTACGTCCCCTACAGCGAGGGACGCGATTTCGACAAGGATCCGTGGACGCCCGATCAGCCCCGGCTCGACGGCGTCGCGCGGACCGCGTTCTTCGTCAACCTGTTGACCGAGGACAACCTGCCGAGCTACCACCGCGAGATCTACCGGATGTTCGGTGCCACCGACAGCGCGTGGCGCAACTGGGTGCACCGGTGGACCGCGGAGGAGGGGCGTCATTCGATCGTGCTGCGCGACTACCTGGTCGTCACGCGCAACGTCGACCCCGTCGCGTTGGAGCGGGGCCGCATGCAGGTGATGGAGGACGGCTACGAGACCGACGGCAAGGACGCACTGCGCGGCATGGCGTACGTCGCCTTTCAGGAGCTCGCGACCCGGATCTCCCACCGCAACACCGGCCGGTACTCCGGCGATCCGGTGGCCGACCGGATCATGGCCCGCATCTCGGCCGACGAGAACCTGCACATGGTCTTCTACCGGGACGTGCTGACGGCGGCCATGCAGGTCAATCCGTCGGCCGTCGTCGAGGCGGTGACCGCCGAGGTCGTCCACTTCGAGATGCCCGGTGCCGTGATGGACGACTTCCGGCGCATGTCGGTGCAGATCGCCGAGGCCGGCATCTACGACCTCCGGGTGCACCACGACGACATCGTGTGGCCGCTGCTGCGTCACCTGAAGCTGTTCGACGCCACGGGTCTGGATGCCGAGGCCGAGCAGAAGCGCGACGAGCTGGCGACGTTCCTCGCCGGACTCGACCGGATGGCCAGTCGCTTCGAGGACAAGCGCGCGGCCCGCCGGGCGCGCAGGGGCGGCGCCGACCGCGCGTCGGTGACGAGCAGCTGA
- a CDS encoding TetR/AcrR family transcriptional regulator, which yields MGERRMTASQRRSQLVEVAKTAFAELGYDRTSVEEIAARASVSKPVVYEHFGGKEGIYAVIVDRESARLLEMITSRLGPDIGAREQIHASALAFLDYIEDDPAGFRVLTRDSPARIGGGGMSGLLGDVADKAEEVLRGFFSRSGTDLEAAPLYAHALVGMVVHVGGWWAEVRTPSKELVATYLTALLYHGLHRLPCDPTSRPLRSPVDAS from the coding sequence ATGGGTGAGCGGCGGATGACGGCCAGCCAACGGCGCAGCCAGCTGGTCGAGGTGGCCAAGACGGCGTTCGCCGAGCTCGGGTACGACCGCACCAGCGTCGAAGAGATCGCCGCTCGCGCCTCGGTGTCCAAGCCGGTGGTGTACGAGCACTTCGGCGGCAAGGAGGGCATCTACGCGGTCATCGTCGACCGCGAGAGCGCCCGCCTGCTCGAGATGATCACCTCACGTCTCGGTCCCGACATCGGCGCCCGCGAGCAGATCCACGCCAGCGCCCTGGCGTTCCTCGACTACATCGAGGACGACCCGGCGGGGTTCCGCGTGCTGACCCGCGACTCGCCGGCCCGGATCGGCGGCGGGGGCATGTCGGGCCTGCTCGGCGACGTTGCCGACAAGGCAGAGGAGGTGCTGCGGGGGTTCTTCAGCCGCTCGGGCACGGACCTGGAGGCGGCACCGCTGTACGCGCACGCGCTGGTCGGCATGGTGGTCCACGTCGGTGGCTGGTGGGCCGAGGTGCGCACGCCGTCCAAGGAACTGGTGGCCACGTATCTGACCGCGCTGCTGTACCACGGCCTCCACCGCCTGCCCTGCGACCCCACCAGCCGTCCGCTGCGGTCACCTGTCGACGCATCCTGA
- a CDS encoding M17 family peptidase N-terminal domain-containing protein, which yields MMNPVRTTATAPPVVEVASGDPHDVRGDVLVVGAFTGGIEGPGVAAVLDGLGLASLPVTPEFRGDIGQHLLVAGSGLPWATVLFVGLGRMVATDARRLRDAAAVAAASGHLRGRVVTTLALVHPTTAAIGALAEGFHLGRPRRASPDGGTAPAHITILAPTAVSSDAERAVHRATTVAHATIAARDLVDTPPNRQSPTVLARQMIELTSASCGADLHDHEALRTAGFQGTLSAGRGAPDPPCLLELRYEPSEPLGHVVLCGRGTTFGSGGLSLRRGTAMDGGKADMAGAAAIAGACSVLADLDVRVRVTALLGLVESMPGGDAQRPGDVVTTRGGLTVEITDTDADAVLILADLLDLARAYDPDAIVDVTTVGPATAAALGDDAGAVMGSDARLVEDVLAAARDAGEPLWQLPLWDHLEPRLHSPVADIVNRTTAVGGEAVLAGLALRRVVRDTPWAHIDCGSAAFVTPTAATGGRRVGATGYGTRTLLEWLEHGTVQAG from the coding sequence ATGATGAACCCTGTGCGCACGACCGCCACAGCGCCACCCGTGGTGGAGGTCGCCAGCGGCGATCCACACGATGTCCGTGGGGACGTCCTGGTGGTCGGCGCGTTCACCGGCGGCATCGAAGGACCCGGGGTCGCCGCGGTCCTGGACGGACTCGGACTCGCCTCGCTGCCGGTCACGCCGGAGTTCCGTGGCGACATCGGCCAGCACCTGCTCGTGGCGGGCTCCGGACTTCCGTGGGCCACCGTGCTGTTCGTGGGCCTCGGACGCATGGTCGCGACCGACGCGCGGCGCCTGCGCGATGCGGCGGCGGTCGCTGCCGCGTCCGGCCACCTGCGTGGACGTGTGGTCACGACCCTCGCGCTCGTGCACCCTACGACCGCCGCGATCGGTGCGCTCGCCGAGGGCTTCCACCTCGGCAGGCCTCGGCGGGCGTCACCTGACGGCGGCACGGCTCCCGCGCACATCACGATCCTGGCGCCGACGGCGGTGTCCTCGGACGCCGAACGCGCCGTCCACCGCGCCACCACAGTGGCGCACGCCACGATCGCCGCGCGCGACCTCGTCGACACCCCGCCCAACCGGCAGTCCCCGACGGTGCTCGCACGCCAGATGATCGAGCTGACCAGCGCGTCGTGCGGCGCCGACCTCCACGATCACGAGGCCCTGCGCACGGCCGGGTTCCAGGGCACGTTGAGCGCCGGTCGTGGTGCTCCCGACCCACCGTGCCTGCTCGAACTGCGGTACGAGCCGAGCGAACCGCTCGGACACGTCGTGCTGTGTGGCCGCGGCACGACCTTCGGATCGGGCGGGCTGTCGCTGCGCCGTGGCACGGCGATGGATGGCGGCAAGGCGGACATGGCCGGCGCGGCCGCCATCGCCGGGGCATGCTCGGTGCTCGCCGACCTGGACGTCCGCGTGCGGGTCACGGCGCTGCTGGGGCTGGTCGAGAGCATGCCGGGCGGTGACGCGCAGCGACCCGGCGACGTGGTGACGACGCGGGGCGGGCTGACGGTCGAGATCACGGACACCGACGCCGACGCGGTGCTGATCCTCGCCGACCTGCTCGATCTCGCCCGGGCGTACGATCCGGACGCGATCGTCGACGTGACGACGGTCGGACCGGCCACCGCCGCGGCGTTGGGCGACGACGCCGGCGCCGTCATGGGCAGCGACGCGCGGCTGGTCGAGGACGTGCTCGCCGCGGCACGCGACGCCGGCGAACCGCTGTGGCAGCTGCCGCTGTGGGATCACCTGGAGCCCCGGCTGCACTCCCCCGTCGCCGACATCGTCAACCGCACGACCGCTGTGGGCGGCGAAGCGGTCCTGGCGGGCCTGGCGCTGCGTCGCGTCGTGCGCGACACGCCGTGGGCCCACATCGACTGCGGCAGCGCCGCCTTCGTCACGCCGACCGCGGCCACGGGTG